From Propionispora hippei DSM 15287, one genomic window encodes:
- a CDS encoding TolC family protein yields the protein MDNRKWATGKRLVLITLITVLANTPVLAAEQQEILTLQQIVDTAVKNNPAVMESQKRWEEKQARIALAKAWPNPQLGIMKDDIPQNSLNPFDAMMTEYTFTQDIMNPAKLKAMEKTASSDAGMAEANYRDKQMEVYSTAKSAYYDLLYADEALEIGKENQQLMGQLVQIAQVNYSTGMVPLQDTLRAQTEFSTMTTDLLNMASMAAVAKAKVNTILGRSADAPFAVQEEFSAPPPNFDLAALQKEAQTNKPAVVGMERQLAMAKNGVELANKQGLPDYQLSIGYKDRKQTMMDTQPDTWKMEFMVMLPLWQSKNKAEVRSAEASLDTAQASLATMKNMTDLDLQMALTEAQSAWRQINLYKNTVIPQAEQTYQAGVVSYTNGKVDFMAVLDSLNALRNAKLDYYKARVDYEKAVANLEKAVGKPLFTSGAP from the coding sequence TACCCCGGTTTTGGCAGCAGAACAGCAGGAAATATTGACCCTACAGCAGATAGTGGATACGGCGGTCAAAAATAATCCGGCTGTTATGGAAAGCCAGAAGCGCTGGGAAGAAAAACAGGCACGTATTGCACTGGCTAAAGCCTGGCCTAACCCTCAGCTTGGCATTATGAAAGATGATATTCCCCAAAACAGCCTCAATCCCTTTGACGCTATGATGACCGAATATACGTTTACTCAGGACATCATGAATCCGGCAAAACTAAAAGCGATGGAGAAAACGGCCAGCAGTGATGCAGGGATGGCCGAAGCCAATTATCGAGACAAGCAAATGGAGGTTTACTCCACAGCGAAATCCGCCTATTATGACCTGCTTTATGCCGATGAGGCACTGGAAATCGGCAAAGAAAATCAGCAATTGATGGGCCAATTGGTACAAATTGCCCAGGTGAATTATTCAACCGGGATGGTACCTTTACAAGATACGCTCCGGGCTCAGACTGAGTTTTCTACAATGACTACGGATTTACTAAATATGGCATCTATGGCGGCGGTAGCTAAAGCCAAGGTGAATACTATTCTTGGCCGTTCAGCCGATGCGCCGTTTGCGGTACAGGAAGAGTTTAGTGCACCGCCACCCAATTTTGATTTAGCTGCATTGCAAAAAGAGGCGCAAACCAATAAACCGGCGGTTGTGGGCATGGAACGGCAACTGGCTATGGCAAAGAACGGTGTGGAGCTGGCTAATAAACAAGGCTTGCCCGATTACCAGTTGAGTATTGGCTATAAAGACAGAAAACAAACAATGATGGATACGCAACCCGACACCTGGAAGATGGAATTTATGGTCATGCTGCCGTTGTGGCAGAGTAAAAACAAGGCAGAAGTCAGATCGGCTGAGGCAAGTCTGGATACTGCCCAGGCATCCTTGGCTACCATGAAAAATATGACTGATCTGGATTTGCAAATGGCCTTGACCGAAGCTCAATCGGCTTGGCGTCAAATTAATCTGTATAAAAACACAGTGATTCCGCAGGCTGAACAAACCTATCAGGCCGGAGTGGTAAGCTATACCAATGGCAAGGTCGATTTTATGGCAGTTTTGGATAGCCTGAACGCCCTGCGCAACGCGAAATTAGATTATTATAAAGCCCGCGTAGATTATGAAAAAGCAGTGGCTAATTTGGAGAAAGCAGTAGGGAAACCCTTGTTTACCAGTGGGGCACCATAA
- a CDS encoding efflux RND transporter periplasmic adaptor subunit: protein MIGKFRSKKKIIMGVTAGMLVVGGVGYYYTAQHNQPAAAGHAGHQMSGPVMAMGDTVTLDAKARQLAGLQTAQAVTKPLNKEIKTTGKIAMNEDGKTYITSRVEGRVDELYVTAEGETIAPGQAIAAVYSPTYIAAQEEYLLTLENVQKLQNAGKDVVQINNRLREAARRKLQLLNVANEDIAHLEHTRQTKDHMTIYAQFGGTVLEKQLLPGAYIMPGDKLYSLSDLSTVWLYADIYEKDIASITPGQQVVVTSGAYPGETFTGQVTFINPVLDDATRTVKVRIAMANPSGKLKPNMFVNATLQIPLGDSLVIPESAILDTGSRKIVFVAQSEDTFVKRDVVTGQSADGYVQILSGLQPGETVVTAATFLIDSQTKLGSFGSHASHGGGGAASAPAVTGDQGSGESPAAGGEHSGHSGH, encoded by the coding sequence ATGATAGGAAAATTTCGATCCAAAAAGAAAATCATCATGGGCGTAACTGCCGGTATGTTGGTTGTCGGTGGAGTTGGCTATTATTATACCGCGCAGCATAATCAACCGGCAGCAGCAGGGCATGCGGGGCATCAAATGTCCGGGCCGGTCATGGCTATGGGCGATACGGTGACATTAGACGCAAAAGCCCGTCAGCTGGCCGGGCTGCAGACAGCACAAGCTGTTACTAAGCCGCTAAACAAGGAGATAAAGACTACCGGCAAGATTGCTATGAACGAGGATGGAAAAACCTATATTACGTCCCGGGTTGAGGGCCGGGTCGATGAGCTGTATGTAACTGCGGAAGGGGAGACAATCGCTCCCGGCCAGGCTATTGCCGCCGTATACAGTCCAACTTATATTGCCGCTCAGGAAGAGTATTTGCTGACCCTGGAGAATGTACAGAAACTGCAAAATGCCGGCAAGGATGTTGTCCAGATTAACAACCGTCTGCGGGAAGCGGCCCGGCGTAAACTACAACTATTAAATGTTGCGAATGAAGATATTGCTCACCTTGAACATACTCGCCAGACCAAGGACCATATGACAATCTATGCCCAGTTCGGCGGGACGGTATTGGAAAAACAATTACTGCCGGGTGCGTACATTATGCCTGGTGATAAACTATACAGTTTATCGGATTTATCCACTGTATGGCTATATGCTGACATTTACGAAAAGGATATCGCCAGCATTACTCCCGGCCAACAGGTGGTGGTAACGAGTGGAGCCTATCCGGGAGAAACATTTACCGGTCAAGTGACTTTTATTAACCCGGTGCTTGATGATGCGACCCGGACTGTTAAGGTACGGATCGCAATGGCCAATCCTTCGGGAAAATTAAAACCCAATATGTTTGTGAATGCCACTTTGCAAATCCCGTTAGGAGATAGTCTGGTCATTCCGGAATCGGCTATTTTGGATACCGGCAGCCGCAAAATTGTCTTTGTAGCCCAAAGTGAAGACACTTTTGTTAAACGGGACGTAGTTACCGGGCAGTCGGCGGATGGCTATGTTCAAATCCTGTCCGGACTGCAACCGGGAGAAACTGTAGTTACCGCAGCTACCTTCCTTATTGATTCTCAAACCAAACTGGGCAGTTTTGGCAGTCATGCCAGCCACGGTGGCGGGGGAGCCGCAAGCGCACCTGCGGTAACAGGCGATCAGGGCAGTGGCGAATCACCAGCTGCCGGGGGCGAACACAGCGGCCATAGCGGTCATTAA